Proteins found in one Chrysiogenes arsenatis DSM 11915 genomic segment:
- a CDS encoding cyclic peptide export ABC transporter produces MANDLTRFFQKATTPAEFRRIILASVIAGTANAGVVVIINNASEDFSDFQWRYLAMFAITIILYITTRRFALQKSIVGVQRSLIDLNQRLADKTRHIGLRSYERIGPERIIADLTENSSLILEASRMATSAAAAVVMLFASFVYIAILSPAALWLSLFLVSCGIYAYLHNEKKISLGLRETRRVEQEYSQTLHHLTLGFTEVKMNRARSDSLFHQTLGDILTRLRDLKSDTEKRFVDNMIFTQIFFYLLIAAIIFLLPRFESQQPHIIVQLVTMILFIVGPLGAVVDAMPTFTKANIALSRLAELEAQLDEAREVEPTYSPLAHQPTFTTLSLQHMYFTYNGSEPSDHTFRLGPVNLDVRAGEILFIVGGNGSGKTTLLKLLTGLYTPQAGVLQIDGRPIAAGEYEQFRQLFSVIFTDFHLFDRLYGMNEVEPKRVWELLEQMDIAKKVRFDGDVFETPGLSTGQRKRLALVCALLEDRPILLFDEVAADQDPQFRRYYYEVFLPSLRQQGKTVIVVSHDDRYFGVADRVLKMDYGTLAVPPESVERNNI; encoded by the coding sequence ATGGCGAACGACCTGACACGTTTTTTTCAAAAAGCGACAACGCCAGCTGAGTTCCGACGCATTATCCTCGCTTCTGTCATTGCCGGAACCGCCAACGCGGGAGTAGTTGTTATCATCAACAATGCGTCAGAAGATTTTTCGGACTTTCAGTGGCGCTATTTGGCCATGTTTGCCATAACAATTATCCTGTATATCACAACTCGCCGTTTTGCCTTGCAAAAAAGTATCGTTGGCGTCCAACGTTCGCTGATCGATCTGAATCAACGATTGGCCGACAAAACACGGCATATTGGACTCCGCTCCTACGAAAGAATCGGCCCAGAACGAATTATTGCTGACTTAACAGAAAACAGCTCCCTTATTCTCGAAGCCTCACGCATGGCAACAAGTGCCGCCGCGGCTGTCGTGATGCTGTTTGCCTCTTTTGTCTACATTGCCATACTCTCGCCAGCCGCTCTCTGGCTTAGTCTTTTTCTTGTTTCATGTGGCATTTATGCCTACTTGCACAATGAAAAAAAAATCAGCCTCGGTTTGCGGGAAACACGACGTGTCGAACAGGAGTATTCACAAACGCTCCACCACCTCACGTTGGGTTTCACAGAAGTAAAAATGAACCGCGCACGGAGCGATTCGCTCTTTCACCAGACTCTCGGCGACATTTTAACTCGCCTACGTGACCTGAAAAGTGACACCGAAAAACGTTTCGTTGATAACATGATTTTTACCCAGATTTTTTTCTACCTGCTGATCGCCGCGATCATCTTTTTACTGCCACGCTTTGAGTCGCAACAACCGCACATCATTGTGCAATTGGTTACGATGATCCTCTTTATTGTGGGGCCGCTTGGAGCCGTTGTTGATGCCATGCCAACCTTTACGAAAGCCAATATTGCTCTCAGCCGCTTGGCGGAACTCGAAGCACAACTCGATGAAGCCCGCGAAGTAGAACCTACCTATTCGCCCCTCGCGCATCAACCAACATTCACGACTCTTTCATTGCAACATATGTACTTTACCTACAACGGCAGCGAACCAAGTGATCACACCTTTCGACTTGGCCCCGTCAACCTTGACGTCCGTGCTGGTGAAATCCTTTTTATTGTGGGCGGCAATGGTAGCGGGAAAACCACCTTACTGAAATTACTCACGGGACTCTATACACCTCAAGCCGGCGTGTTACAGATAGATGGTCGCCCGATAGCAGCCGGCGAATACGAGCAATTTCGACAGCTTTTTTCCGTTATTTTTACCGACTTTCACCTCTTTGACCGTCTCTACGGCATGAATGAGGTCGAACCCAAACGGGTTTGGGAGCTTCTTGAACAGATGGATATTGCGAAGAAAGTCCGATTTGACGGCGACGTGTTTGAAACGCCGGGATTATCTACTGGACAACGGAAACGACTCGCCCTCGTGTGTGCGCTTCTGGAAGATCGCCCGATTTTACTATTTGACGAAGTCGCTGCAGATCAAGATCCACAATTTCGTCGCTATTACTACGAAGTGTTTCTCCCATCACTACGCCAGCAAGGTAAGACCGTGATAGTGGTGAGTCATGATGACCGTTACTTTGGTGTTGCCGATCGGGTGCTAAAAATGGACTATGGTACGCTTGCCGTGCCACCGGAATCGGTTGAGCGAAACAATATATAA
- a CDS encoding YcjF family protein, whose product MDETQATTAQAEIVIEPLAEANTTVNNHTAMAAGVGLIPFPLLDMVAITGLQINMLSRLCAIYGVPFSQDRAKHIVASLVGGAGTYYLSPPVMSLVKFIPLVGQAAAMLTMPAIAGASTYAVGKVFIRHFESGGTFLTFDPAKTKEYFSKMYAEGKEVANSLKQSVKSSGKKNTTTAPEEATTTV is encoded by the coding sequence ATGGACGAAACACAAGCAACGACCGCTCAAGCAGAAATTGTTATTGAACCGTTAGCTGAAGCTAACACTACCGTTAACAACCACACCGCTATGGCGGCTGGAGTCGGTCTGATCCCTTTCCCGCTCCTCGACATGGTTGCTATTACTGGATTACAAATCAACATGCTGAGCCGTCTGTGTGCCATCTACGGTGTGCCGTTTTCACAAGATCGTGCCAAACACATTGTCGCTTCGCTTGTCGGAGGCGCTGGCACCTACTACCTTTCTCCACCCGTGATGAGTCTTGTAAAGTTCATCCCTTTGGTTGGTCAAGCCGCCGCCATGCTGACGATGCCTGCAATAGCCGGAGCATCAACCTACGCAGTCGGGAAAGTATTCATTCGTCATTTTGAGTCAGGCGGAACTTTCCTTACTTTTGACCCAGCCAAAACAAAAGAATATTTCTCAAAAATGTATGCCGAAGGGAAAGAGGTTGCCAACTCTCTCAAGCAATCGGTCAAATCAAGCGGCAAAAAGAACACTACGACAGCTCCGGAAGAAGCAAC